In Mixophyes fleayi isolate aMixFle1 chromosome 4, aMixFle1.hap1, whole genome shotgun sequence, the following proteins share a genomic window:
- the LOC142149658 gene encoding uncharacterized protein LOC142149658, giving the protein MNLKEEKPYLCSECDKTFSCKSNLIVHQRIHTGEKPFKCSECSKCFTHMSTLVEHQRTHTGEKPFKCFECSKCFSHRGSLVRHQMIHNGEKPFKCSECSKCFTQKSSLDKHQRIHTGEKPFKCPECSKCFTLKTNLVKHQMIHTGQKPFKCFECSKCFSHRGSLVRHQMIHNGEKPFKCSECSKCFTQKSSLDKHQRIHTGEKPFKCPECSKCFTLKTNLVKHQMIHTGQKPFKCFECNKCFIQKSHLVRHQRIHRGYKP; this is encoded by the coding sequence ATGAATCTAAAAGAAGAGAagccctatctgtgctctgaatgtgacaaaacattttcatgtaaatcAAACCTTATTGttcatcagaggattcacacaggagagaaaccatttaaatgttctgaatgtagcaagtgttttacccacatGTCaactcttgttgaacatcagaggactcacacaggagagaagccatttaaatgctttgaatgtagcaagtgttttagccaCAGAGGAAGTCTTGTacgacatcagatgattcacaatggagaaaaaccatttaaatgttctgaatgtagcaagtgttttacccagaaatcaaGCCTGGataaacatcagaggattcacacaggagagaaaccatttaaatgccctgaatgtagcaaatgttttaccctgaaaacaaatcttgtaaaacatcagatgattcacacagggcagaagccatttaaatgctttgaatgtagcaagtgttttagccaCAGAGGAAGTCTTGTacgacatcagatgattcacaatggagagaaaccatttaaatgttctgaatgtagcaagtgttttacccagaaatcaaGCCTGGataaacatcagaggattcacacaggagagaaaccatttaaatgccctgaatgtagcaaatgttttaccctgaaaacaaatcttgtaaaacatcagatgattcacacagggcAGAAGCCATTTAAATGCTTTGAATGTAACAAGTGTTTTATCCAGAAATCgcatcttgttagacatcagaggattcacagaGGATATAAACCATAA